AACTCTCCCCCGCTGGCGACCGCTCAGGCTGGCCCCGGACACTATCTCCACATTCAACTTCCTCCCAACGATCACCTGGCACCCACACATCCCGCCACTTCGTCCGATGCCCTGGCACCCACACATCCCGCCACTTCGTCCGATGCCCTGGCACCCACACATCCCGCCACTTCGTCCGATGCCCTGGCACCCACACATCCCGCCACTTCGCCCGATGCCCTGGCACCCACACATCCCGCCACTTCGCCCGATGCCCTGGCACCCACACATCCCGCCACTTCGTCCGATGCCCTGGCACCCGAAGGAGACACCACCGCCGAGACACGCGAGATCTGCGCGCTGGCACGCCGACAGACCGTTCCCGACCTCCGAGAATGCTGGACCATCGAGCTTCGAGAGCCCCCTCGTACCCCCTCCGAAGCGCTCCAACATGCCATCGGCTCGCCGACCTCCCGAGACCCCGACCAGAACGAGCGTCGCACGGCTCTCACCGACGATGATCCCACCTCCGAGCTCGCCATGCAGATCGGCCCGGTCGACGGCGAGCTTGTACGAGGCCTGCCCGATACCCTTTGGCTCCGCGTTTTTGAGCGCGACACTGGCCAACCTCGACGGGCCAACCTCGAAATCACCCTGGAACGTGGCCTCACACAGACCCCTCTCCCAACCTCACTGACCACCGACCCACTCGGGCTCGCCAGACTCCCCGTCAACGCGATGACCGAGCTTACGCTGAAGGTCATCGCCCGTCCCTACGCCCCAACCGACGCACCGGCCTCCGCATCCTACACCCTGCGTATTCCCACCGTCGCCGCCCAGTTCGCCGTCTCGCTTCCGCGCCCCTACACCATCGCCGGACAATCCGTGGAAGGCTCGGTGAACACTATTCTCACAGACTCACCCTTTATGACCGACCTCTTCGAGGGCACATCCATGATCGCCGCCAACGCCTTCGGCTCCTCAAAGGGCTCCGGCGGCTTCACCCTCCCCACCCCCGAGGCCAATGCCCCGGGGCCGCTGGCCCGCGTACAGGTCTACCAGAGCTTCTTCGGCGCCGGAGACGCCTGGGATATCGCCCATCTCCTGATCCTCAAAGATGGCAGTCCCCAAACTCTGCGCCAGAGCACTGCACTCCTCCTTGAGCATCTCCATACCACTCACCCCGACGAGCACTGGGGCACCTACCTCGCTCTCCTCACACCACCACACTCCCCCTCCGTCGACACCCCCGCGCGCCTGACGCCGCTGATCGAGTTTGCGCTCAACCGCCTCCCCCGCGACTTTCAATCACCGCAACCTCTGCTCAACACCCGTGAAGAAGACCGCCGCGAGCTCGAAGACTGGAAAAACGAGATCCAGCGCGACCTTTACCACATGATGATCGTCGTTCTCCTGGTTGGCCTTCTCATTGTCGCCTACTTCGCGCTCCTGGGGCTGCGCCGCCTGCGCCGAGAAAGATCCCTCCTGGCCGAGATCGACCTCGAATTCGACGCTCCCCTCACCGACAACTCGGACACCCGACTCGAAGACCTTGTCACGCTCTTCCAGGCCTTCATCGTCTTCGCCACCATCGCCCTCTTCGGCCTTGGAATCATTCTGGTCGTCAGTTATCTATGACCTCGTCTCAGCCTTACGCTATGCGGCTATCCAGCCCTCATGCACCCGTTGAACAACTTTGCTTTTCCTTTCCGATGTTCAGGAGCCCCCATGCCGAAGACGCCCGACGATAACAGCCAGATGAGCTTCGCCGACCTGGCCAACCACGCGAACCTCAACGGCAAGACACTCTACCTCGTCGACGGCTCCTCCTACATCTACCGGGCCTTCTACGCGATCCGGAACCTCTCCAACTCCGCCGGGATGCCTACCAATGCCATCTACGGCTTTACCCAGATGCTCAAAAAACTCATCGAAGACGAAAACCCCGACCTGATCGCGGTTACATTCGACGCCTTCGACGCCGACGAGCACACCTTCCGTAAAGAGCTCTACGACGACTACAAAGCCAACCGCAGCGCCATGCCCGACGAGCTGCGCATTCAGATCCCCTACTTCCGCAAAGTCGTCGAAGCCCTCAACATCCCCATCATGGAGCAGGCTGGCGTCGAGGCCGACGACCTCATCGCTACCGCCACCGTGCGCGCCCGTGAGGTCGGCCTCAACGTCTGCATCATCAGCGCCGACAAAGACCTGATGCAACTTCTCGGCGATGGCGTCTCGATGCTCGACACCATGCGCGGCCGACGCTACTCCCCGGCCGACGTCCTGGAGCGCTTCGCCGTCAGCCCCGATCGCGTCAAATACGTGCTCGCCCTGGCCGGCGATACCTCCGACAACATCCCCGGCGTCCCCGGCATCGGCGAAAAAACCGGCGGCAAACTCATCGCCGAATTCGGCGATCTGGAGACGCTGCTTGCCAACGTCGACAAAGTCTCCGGCAAAAAACGCAAAGAAAACCTCACCGAGTTTGCCGACCAGGCCCGCCTCAGCCTGGAGCTCGTCACCCTGCGCGACGACTGCCCCATCGCCTTCGACATCGAACACCTCCATCTTTCCCCCCCGGACTTCCAGGCCCTCGCCCACCTCTTTCATGAGCTGGAGTTTGAGAGCGTGCTGCACGATCTCAACCGCTGGTTCAAGTCCCGCGGCTGGCTCGACGATCGCGACATCGAAGACCTCAAAGACAGCCTTCTTGACGAAGAGATCACCCGCACCGACGAAACCCGCAAAGACTACCGGGCCATCTTCACCCTCGAAGAACTCGACGAGCTTCTTGCCGCCTGCAAAGACGCCGGCCGCTTCGCCTTCGACCTTGAGACCACCAGCATCGACCCGCTGGAGGCCCAGATCGTGGGGATGTCCTTTGCCTACAAACCCAACCACGGCGTCTACGTCCCGGTGGCCCACAGCTACGACGGTGCCCCGGCACAGCTCTCTCTCAATGAGGTCCTGGCACGCGTCGCCCCGCTTCTCGAAGATCCCGACCTGCCGAAGATCGGGCAGCACTACAAATACGAGTGGCTGGTGCTACACCGCCACGGCGTCAGCTTCCGGGGGGTGAGCTTTGACACCATGCTCATGAGCTACGTGCTCGACCCGGGTAAGAACTCCCACGGCCTCGACACCATCGCCTTTGACTTTCTCAACCACCGCAACATCAAGTTCAGCGATGTGGCCGGAAGCGGCAAAAAACAGCTCACCTTCGACCAGGTACCCCTCGACAAAGCCACTCCCTACGCCTCGGAGGATGCCGACATCACTCTGATGGCCTGCGACGCCCTCCTCGAACGTCTCAATGAAGAGCCCGAACTGCGCAAGCTCCACGACACCCTGGAGATTCCCCTCTCCCGCGTGCTCGGCATCATGGAGCTCAACGGCGTCAAAGTGGACTGCGACATCCTCAACCAGCTCAGCGCCGAATTCGAAGTTGAACTCGAACAACTCCAGGACGAGATCAACGTCCACGCCGGCTCCGAGGTCAACCCCAACAGCCCCACCCAGCTCCGAGAGGTCCTCTTCGAGCGCCTGGAACTCCCGGTGAAAAAACGCACCAAAACCGGCCCCTCCACCGATCAGAGTGTGCTCGAACAACTCTCCGAGCTTCACCCGCTGCCGCGCCTCATTCTGGAGTACCGCTCCTTCTCCAAGCTCAAAGGCACCTACGTCGACGCCCTGCCCGAGCTCATCCGGGAAGACACCGGCCGCATTCACACCGACTTCAACCAGGCCGTCGCCGCCACCGGTCGCCTCTCTTCCTCAAACCCCAACCTGCAGAACATCCCCATCCGCACCGACCGCGGCCGCGAGATCCGCAAAGCCTTCGTCGCCGACGAGGGGCACCTCTTGCTCGCCGCCGACTACTCCCAGATCGAGCTGCGTATCATGGCGCACCTCTCCGGCGATCCGGTGCTTCTGGAGGCCTACCGCGAAGGCCAGGACATCCACGCCCTGACCGCCTCCCAGATCTTCGACGTCGCCATCGACCAGGTCACCTCCGAGCAACGCCGCGCCGGCAAAACCATCAACTTCGGCGTGATGTACGGCATGGGCCCTCGCCGACTGGCCCGCGACCTCGACATCTCGATGCCCGAAGCCAAAAGCTACATCGACAACTACTTTGAGCGTTACCAGGGCGTCGCCTCCTACTTCGAAAAGCTCGTCGCCGACGCCGTCGAGACCGGCTACGCCCTGACCATGTTCGGCCGAAAACGCCTGCTCCCCACCCTTGAGAACAAAGGAGCCGGCCGCGCCTTTGCTGAGCGCGCCGCCATCAACACCCCCATCCAGGGTACCGCCGCCGACATCATCAAACTGGCCATGATCGCCATCCAGGAGCGCATCGAGTCCGAAAACTTGCCGGCCCGCATGCTCCTCCAGGTCCACGATGAGCTCATCTTCGAGATCGCCGAAGACGCTCTCGACGACCTTCGCCCGATCATCTGCAACATGATGGAGACCATCGTTAAACTCGACGCGCCCCTGGTCGTGGAGAGTGGTGTCGGCAAGAACTGGCTCGATGCCAAATAACCTGCACACCCTATCAGCACTGACAAGCACCCTTTCTGTTTTTTCTCGATCGATGCCCTGACACCTCGCGCATACCCACGTGTCGCGGTGCCAGGCGTTCGAGCATCTCACGGGTGCCAGGGCATCGAGCATCTCACGGGTGCCAGGGCATCGAGCATCTCTCGGGTGCCAGGGTATCGAGCATCGCAAGGAATCCTTGAACCGGTGACAGGCGTGTGTACATCTCCTCACGCGCGGGCCCATTCGGCCTTCAATTCGTTCTTTGTTAGCTCTTCTTCACGGAGTTTTTACCCATGGCTGTAAACCCCAAACTCTCTGTGGGCGACGCCGCCCCCGACTTCACCCTCCCCTCCGATACGCAGGGTGACGTTAGCCTGGCCGACCTCAAGGGGCAGAAGTTCGTTCTCTACTTCTACCCCAAAGATATGACCCCGGGCTGCACCAAGCAGGCCTGCGACTTCCGCGATAACCTCGACGCATTCGCCGAGCACGGCTACGCCATCTACGGCGTCTCCCCGGACCCGGTAGAACGCCACGCGAAATTCCGCGAGAAGCACGACCTCAACTTCCCGCTTCTGGCCGACACCGACCACAGTGTCGCCGAGGCCTTCGGCGTCTGGCGCGAAAAGACCAACTACGGACGCACCTACGAAGGCCTGGTCCGCTCCACCTTCTTTATCGACGCGGACGGCACGATCGAGGCCATCCACGATAACGTCCGCGCCACCGGGCACGTCGGCCGACTGGTGCGTGACCTCGGTTAAGCCTCTCTCCAGAGACACCACACGCCCCGAATGCACCTCGTGCTGCGTTCGGGGCGTTTTTGTTCTCGCACCATCGCCTGGCACTCATTCATGTCACTTCGCCTGGCACGCACGCGGCATTCTCTCACCCCGGTTGACCCGATCCCTGCGATCGTCCATGGTGTCCGACCTTCTGGCGCTGCCTCCGCTGGCGCCCTTACGCTTCATCGATTTTGCCTGCCTCGACCATCGTACCATGTCCATTCAACTCGTTTTTCTCGGGACTGGCAGCGGCAAACCCATGCCGCAGCGCAACGTCTCATCGGTCGCGCTCTTTCGCGAAGGAGAGCTCTTTCTCTTTGACTGCGGCGAAGCCACGCAGCTGCAGTTGACCCGCTCCGGACTTCGACCGGGCGCGCTGCGAGCGATCTTTTTAAGCCACTTCCACGGTGACCACGTCAACGGGCTCCCTGGCCTTCTCGGCTCACTGACGCTGAATCAACGCGACGATGCCCTCGATATCTATGGTCCCCGCGGGTTACGACGCTGGTTTAAAACCCTGCACGACCTCCACATTCTTCGCCCGGGCTTTCGAGTGCGTTTGCACGAGATCACCGAAGCCAGCAACGTTTTTAATGGCGAAGGCTTTCACGTCGAAACGCAGGCCCTGAACCACCGCATCGATACCTGGGGCTACGCCCTCGTCGAAGACAGTCGTCCAGGACGCTTTGATCTGGAGCGCGCCCGCGCCCTTAACATCCCGCCGGGCCCCATCTTTGGTAAATTACAACATGGCGAAACCGTCACCCTGGAGGACGGCCGCACGATCGAGCCCTCCCAGGTGCTGGGCCCTGCTCGCCCCGGGCTGAAGATCGCCTACTGCTGCGACACCATTCCCTGTCCCGAGGCCATTGAGCTTGCTCGCGACGCCGATCTCCTCATCCACGAGGCGACCTACGTCGCCGGCGATGAGCGCAGCGCCCATCAGCGCGGACACTCAACCTCCGCCGATGCCGCTCGATGCGCCCGTGACGCCAACGCAAAACGCCTGATTCTGACTCATATCTCCCAAAAGCACCTCAACCTTGAGGAGGTTGTTCAGGGGGCGCGGGCTATCTTTCCCAACGTCGAAATCGCGCGCGATCTGGCGGAATTTACCGTGGAGCGTCGCGATCACTAACGCGATGTACGCATCGATCTCATCGCCTGGCACCCGTGCTTCAGCACCCACAACTCAGTGATGTGATCGAACGCCTGGCACCCATACATCTTCCTGATATGCGAATGCCCGTGATCGAACGCCTGGCACCCCGACGTAAGGAACGTAGTCGAGCGCCTGGCACCACGACACGATATACCCCTAACACAAAAACGCCCGGATCTGCCGATCCGGGCGTTTTGAATTTCTGACGTTTACAGGGCCCTTCGCCCCGGCGCTCAGCTGCGTTCGCGGTACACGTACACGCTCTCCGTGGTCATCAAACCGGACTCATCGCGGGTCACCAGCGAGATTCGATTCATACCTTCAAAGAGGGGCACTCGGGCGTCAAACGATACCTCGTCGCTATCCACGCGCTCGTAATTGAGCTTGCGCGTCTGGACATCGCGCGGACCTCCCTGCCGCTGCACCACGACATAGTAGTCCTGAATCAGGCCCTCATCGCGGATGGTACCCTTGAGTTGCACGGCCGCATCGCCGGTCAGCATCTGGGTAGGATTGAGCGAAACCATCGGCTTCTGGAAACGACTCCAGGTCGCCACGCTACCGTCCGCCGACGCCTCGCCATCGGCCATCGTCGCGTTGTCAGCACTGACCCAGATCTCGCGCTCTCCGAGCTTGAGCTTGAGCCAGTTACCACTGCGCGCTTCGACCTTCAGGCGAGCACCGGGCTCCAGTCGCGCCACCTCGGCACTTCGGGCATGCGCACCGACGTGCGAGACGGCTCCCTGCGCACCGATCGTGGCCACGCCTTCGACATCCTCAACCGGTGCCACATCCTCAATCACCGGAATCTCGAGAATCTTTTGCACAAACTCGCGATAGGCCATGTCGTACAGGTCAAGCTCCAGCCTCGCCACGCCCTCATCCGGGCTCCGACGCACACGGAACTCAAAGTCGAACTGCTCGCTGCCCCCTGCGGCCAGGTCTTCCACCGTGCCACGCCCTCGGTTCAGATAGATCGCATCCCCCGAGAGGTTTTTGAGGTAGACCATCACCTCATCGCTGGGCACCGCTCCGACGTTCTCCAGGTGAATGCGCAGGGTCACGTCCTCCTCAGCCTGCAACACCCCGTCTCCGTTGCCGCCAAGCACCTCGTAGGAGAACGCAAACTGCGGGCGCTCCTGACCTTGAATAGGAAGATCGAAGTGGTGCTCGCCAGAAAACTCCTGCTCGTCGTCGCTGACCACAAACTCCATACGATCGTGGCGGCTGGCACTGTCCTTCGGGATCTCCAGGGTCGTGGTCCACTCGCGGGTCTCGCCAGGTTCAACTTTACCGAAGATGAACTCACGGTGACGCAACAAGAGGTTGTCGGAACGCGTCAGCGCCTTGACCCGGTAGAGCGGCTCGGTACCCCGGTTGGTCAACGCGGCGGTCACTTCAATCTCCTGGCCAGCCTGCCAGGGCCCCTCGGTCGCGGTGCGAACCTCCAGCTCATAATCGGCGTTTGCCACCGGCTCACCGGCGCTCCAATCGACCCCCATCTTGCTGAGCTCGGCTTTGATCTCGCTTAACTCCGTATCAAAGACCGTCTGCAGCTCGCCCTGAAGTTTCTCCAGGAGCGCCTCCCGCCGATGCTCCTCCCCGGCGGCAACCAGCAGCCGCTGGGCCAGACGAATCTCAAAATCTTCGCGGAACTCATCCGGATTGACGTACTCCTCCTCCTCTTCGTTGGAAGCGTCTTCATCCAGATAGCGAATCTGTCGCACCACGCCGCCGGCATCGGGTTGGGTGGTCGGGTTGGCCAGCGTCATCGCCAGATCACTCTCGCGCTGCATCGACTGCGACAAAAACATATTGACCGAGTCCGGCGTCACCACCACAGGGATCGTCCGCAGATCGGGGATGATCCCCTCATTCTGAATCGAAACGCCGCCCGGAGTCAGGTACTGCGCCACGGTCAGCTTGAGCGCCGAGTCGTCCGGGAACTCATAAAGAATCTGCACCGTCCCCTTGCCAAAGGTCGTATCGCCCAGGACCACCGCCCGATTGTTCTTCTGCAGCGCGCCGGCCACGATCTCACTGGCCGAAGCACTACCGCCGTTGACCAGCACCACGATCGGGTACTCAGGCTCGGTTCCCGCACGGTTTGCAGACTTCGTCTCCCGGAGCTTATTACCCACCCCGACAGTGCTCACGATCGTCCCCTCATCGACAAAAAGATCGCTGATGCGAATCGACTGCTCCAGAAGCCCGCCCGGGTTGTCGCGCATATCAAGAATCAACCCCTGCATCCCGCCCATCTGCTCTTTGAGCTCCGCAAGATGCGTGCGCACATCACTGTAGGTATTGGCCTGGAAGTTCTTGATGCGAAGATACCCCACCTTCTCGGCCAGCGGCTTCGAATCCACGCTCTCGATCTTGATCACCGCCCGCGTCACCGTGAACTCGCGCGGCTCCGGCCAGTTCGCCCGCTGAATCCACAGATTCACATCGGTGCCCGGCTCCCCCCGAAGCAGATTCACCGCCTCGTTGAGGTTCATGTTGATCGTCGACTCCTCACCGATGCGCACAATGCGATCCTGAGCCTTAATGCCTCGCTGCGAGGCCGGCGTCCCTTCAATCGGGCTGATCACGGTGAGCTGACCATCGCGAATCGAGATCACGATTCCCAGACCGCCAAAACGCCCCCCCGTCTGGGTCTGCATCTCCTCATAGTAGGTCGGCGGCAAGAGGTTGCTGTGCGGATCCAGCGTGGAGAGCAGCCCGTTGATCGCGGCGTACTCGATATCCTCATTTTTGCGCTCCGGATCCTCGGGCAGATGCTGCTCCACAAACAAAAAGATCTCTTTGAGACGAAGACTCATCTCCCAGAGACTCTCCATGGAGTTGGCCTCAAACTCGCGTCGCTCCGAGCCCACCTGCACCACCACCTTCTCGGGGCTCTGCTCAGGCTCGTCGACCTCATAGCTGACCACAAACTCCGGAATCTGGTTCTGAACCGCCTCCAGAGACGCGATCAACATCTTCGCCGGCTCAATGCGCTCCGGCTCCACATAGTTATCTTTCAGCTGCAAGAGCACCCGGTTGAGGATCCGCAACGACGAGAAGCGATACGCCTCCTCCCCCTCCTGGGCCGAGACCGTCGCCTGACTTAAATCAAACTGCACCCCGCGCTCGCCAAGCTGAACACTCAGCGCAAACGCGATCGTCACGGCGACCGCCGCTACCACATAGCGACCCTGTCGTTTCATAAAGCTCATGTCTTTCCTGATCGTCTCCCCTCGCCACATGCAGGCACGCCGCGAGCGGTTTCCTGTCTCAAATTCACCATCGGGATCTTAGGCCGACGCCTCACCGACCGACAACCCGCGCTGCCCCACCTCAAAGCTCGTTGGCTCCGCTTCATAGAGTCTTCCCGTCCATCAAAGGTGGTCCCCCCGCTGGCAGATTCAACGTCGCCTGGACACCTTACCATTCCCGCCTGGATTGTCCCACATCTTCTTACAGATCGCGCCGGGTGCCAGGCGTCCGTACATCTCGCTCTCGCACGGGTGCCAGACGTCCGTACATCTCGCTCTCGCACGGATGCCAGGCGTTCGTACATCTCGCTCGCGTACGGGTGCCAGGCGTTCGTACATCTCGCTCACGCACGGGTGCCAGGCGTTCGTACATCGCACTCGCGTACGGGTGCCAGGCGTCCGTACATCTCACTCGCGTACGGGTGCCAGGCACCCGTAGATCTTCCTCACAGCCTCCTCCTTTACTCTTGCCACCTCTTCCCCCAGAGGCCATCATGGCACGCCACCCCTGGCCCTTTTTGTAGCTGCCCGTAGATCGAGTTCCTCCCATGGCCCTGATGCCCGCTGCCGGCGACATCGTCGACGATGTCTTCCGCGTCGAAGAAGAGATCGACAGCGGCAACTTCGGCGCCGTCTACAAAGTTCGCGATCTTCTGGAGCACCGCACCCTGGCGCTCAAGGTCCTCAAGCCCGGGCCCCACGATGAAAACGAGCTGCGCCAGCGCTTTGAGCGCGAGGCCAGCCTCATCTACAGCCTGCGCCACCCCCACGTCGTCCAGGTGTACTATTACGGGCAGACCGAGTCGGGTCTCCCCTACATGGCCATGGAGTACCTGCAGGGCACCGACCTGCGCTCGTTGCTCCAGCATCACGGTGCTCTCTCCGAAGCTCTGGCGCGCCGCATCACCATCGAAGCCCTGGCCGCCCTGCACGCCGCCCACGCTACCGGCATCGTCCACCGCGACTTAAAGCCGGCCAACATCTTTCTGGTCAACGACGGCGACCGCGGGCAGGTCAAAGTCTTGGACTTCGGCTTTGCCAAAGCCCTCGATGGCGAGACCGACTTTGAGATCACCAACGCCGGCACCCTGGTGGGAACCCCCGCCTACATGTCGCCGGAGCTTGTGCACAAAAAGAACGTCGGACCTCAGGCCGATATCTACGCCTTAGGGTTGATCCTGGCCGAGATGCTCACCGGCGAAAAAGTCGTCACCATTGAAAACGTCTACGACACGATCGTTTTTCAGGGCTCCAAAAAAGACATCAAACTTCCCCGTGAGCTGCGCCGCTCGGTCTTCGCCCCCATCCTGGAGCGAGCCATCGCCAAAGACCTCGACCGCCGCTACCAGAGCGCCATCGAGATGATCGACGCACTGCGCGCACTCCATCTGGAAAGCGTCGGCCCCTACACCGACGAGGTGCCCCTGACCAGTGCGCCCCCCTCCACCGGGAGCGCTGACCAGCAGGCCCACACACGCCCCCGCTCCGACGGGCGCCCCTCTCTTGTGGAGGTCGATCAGGCCCTGGCCAACGCCTCCGCCCGGCAGCTGGTACTCGAGAGTGAGCCTACCATCGACTACCCACGCCACTCCCAGCCTCCACTTCAGCTTCGCCAGGCGGGCAACCGCCCCACCGCGCAGATGCCTGCCATCTCGCGCAGTTCCACGGCAACCATGGCCACCGCCCTGCCCGAAGAGCCTGTTGAAGAGCAGCGTTCGGCCTGGGTGGACGTCGCGCTGGGTCTGGTCATCGGAGCGATTGCGCTGGGAGCTATCCTCTATTTCTTCGCCTGACGACTCATCGTCTCGCCCCCCACCACCCGCTCGTTTGTCTCACTGATGCGCGTCTTCAAGACGGTGAGCCCTTGGTGACGAACTGGCGAAGCACCTCGCTCTCCCTTAGGGTGGGAACATCGACGACGACCTCCGACCGAAGGTTCTCCCGCGTGCTTACCGCTGCCCCTGCCCACGACGCCCCGCTGGCCCGCCCGGTCTTGCTTCTCGCCGCACTGCTGCTCGCCAGCGTGACGCTGCTCTTCGCACCTGTACTCCACGCTCAGGAGCCTTCCCCGGTTTTGAGTACGCAGTCGCGCAGCGTTCAATATCTCATCGTCATCGACGACTCCGGCTCCATGCGCGTTCGTACCGCCGAGGGGCCCGCCGCCGACCCGGAGCGCCTGGCCATCTTTGCCACCCGCTCGCTCCTGAGTATGCTCGACGACCGCGATGAGGTCAGCGTGCTGCGCCTCAATGGCGCGCGCGAGGGCGAATCAACGATGCCAATTGCTCCCCTGGCCGAGAACAGGGCGCGCCTGGGCGCCATGCTCGCCAATGACGGCCCGGTGGCCGCCTACCCGGGCAAGCTCACCCCCTGCGCCTCGGCACTTGAGGCGGTCCGCGACGAGCTCAACCGTGCGCGGCGTCCCAACACCGCCCAGGTCGTGCTCTTTTTGACCGACGGCGAGTGCAACGATGCGCAGGTAAACACCGAACGCTACCTGGAGTCGATCGACTCGCAAGAAGATGGACTCTTCCAGTTCTACCTGCTGCGCTGGCGTGGCCGCGTCTTCTCTCAGTACCTGGTCGAGCTCGCAAGGAAGAGTGGCGGAAGCATCGGTGAGGTCGGCGCCGATGATCCCACCGACCTGCTCGCCCCCTTTGCCAACGCTCTCTCGCGCTCCCAGGGTTACAGCGCACACCTTCTTCGCCCGGGCACCACCACCATCCCCGCCCACACCGGCGCGCGGCGCATGAGGCTTCTGGCGGTCGCCCCCGACCAGGGAAGCGAACTTCGCCTCAACCTCAACGCCCCCTCCGGCCAGCCTCGCACGCTTGGAGCTTCCCGCACCGGTCTGCACCACTACGAGGATGGCAAGCGCTACCGCTACGTCGCCCTTGACTACGAGCCCGGTACCACACCGGTCACCGTCCAGGTCTCCGGCGGTGCCAACCGCTGGCGGGTGGTGGCGCTGCCCGATTACCGCCTCTTTGTCGAGACCCGTGTTCAGCAGGGACGCTGCGGAAGCCAGGGCGAAGACACCAACTTTGTGCAGGTGGGCTCAGGCATCTGCGTGACCCTCTCGCTTATCAACGAGGAGGGCCAGGTTGTCAGCGCAGACGTCGCCTCCCGAGGCACCGAAGCGGCCATCCTCTATCAGGAGCCCGGTGCCGAGCCGCGCCGTCTGCCGGCGGCCTCCACCGACAAGGCTGCCGTCTTCCGCTTTGAGCGCGTCAACCTGCAGGAGGGCGACCATATCCTCTCCCCGCGCATCACGCTCCCCTCCGCGCAGGGCACCCCGGTAACCCTGCGCGGGGCTGCGCGAACCCTCCAGGTCTCCACCCGCCGCATTTCGGCGACACCGGCAAGCCTTGAGGCCGGGGATCTCTTGCCCGGCACCGATCATTTCCAGGAAATCGTCATCGAGGGCAACTTCCCCGCGACCCGCGCCCGCCTCACCGTGGCCCGCGCCGATGGTCTTCCCGAATGCGTCACCTTCGCGCTCAGCGGCGTGCCCGCAGGCCAGGCACAGACCATCTCCCCGGGCCAGACCTACACCCTGGAGACGCGCGTCGCCCCCTACTGTGGCCCGGTCGATGTGCGGCGCACCATCGACAACGCCCTGCGTCTGGAGTTCGACCGCGGCGCGCACTCCATTCCCATCCCCACGCTGGTGATCCCGGTGCGCGCCGAGCTCATAAGCCAGCTGACCGCCCCTCACCACCTCGAAACCACCCTGCGTGGCGGCCAGAAACGCGACCTGCGCATCAGCCTCTCCGGAAACCACCGCCGCGCACAGCACTTTGACGCCGTCATCCTCCCCACCGATGAACGCACCGGCTGGCCCGGTGACGACCTCCGGCTGACCTTCCTCGACGCCCGGGGCAACGCGCTACCTGAGAGCGACCAGGGCCAGGTCACCACCGAAGTTGTTCATGCGACTGGCACCGATGCTTCCCCCTCCGCGTCGAGCGCCATCCTCACCCTGCACCTGCGCGCCGACGCCTGTTGCCAGGCCGGCACCTACTCCACCGAGGTAGCTCTCGTTCCCCGCCAGGGTGCCAGCTCTCCGCTGCGCCTGCCGCTGACCG
The sequence above is drawn from the Lujinxingia sediminis genome and encodes:
- a CDS encoding MXAN_5808 family serine peptidase, with translation MKRQGRYVVAAVAVTIAFALSVQLGERGVQFDLSQATVSAQEGEEAYRFSSLRILNRVLLQLKDNYVEPERIEPAKMLIASLEAVQNQIPEFVVSYEVDEPEQSPEKVVVQVGSERREFEANSMESLWEMSLRLKEIFLFVEQHLPEDPERKNEDIEYAAINGLLSTLDPHSNLLPPTYYEEMQTQTGGRFGGLGIVISIRDGQLTVISPIEGTPASQRGIKAQDRIVRIGEESTINMNLNEAVNLLRGEPGTDVNLWIQRANWPEPREFTVTRAVIKIESVDSKPLAEKVGYLRIKNFQANTYSDVRTHLAELKEQMGGMQGLILDMRDNPGGLLEQSIRISDLFVDEGTIVSTVGVGNKLRETKSANRAGTEPEYPIVVLVNGGSASASEIVAGALQKNNRAVVLGDTTFGKGTVQILYEFPDDSALKLTVAQYLTPGGVSIQNEGIIPDLRTIPVVVTPDSVNMFLSQSMQRESDLAMTLANPTTQPDAGGVVRQIRYLDEDASNEEEEEYVNPDEFREDFEIRLAQRLLVAAGEEHRREALLEKLQGELQTVFDTELSEIKAELSKMGVDWSAGEPVANADYELEVRTATEGPWQAGQEIEVTAALTNRGTEPLYRVKALTRSDNLLLRHREFIFGKVEPGETREWTTTLEIPKDSASRHDRMEFVVSDDEQEFSGEHHFDLPIQGQERPQFAFSYEVLGGNGDGVLQAEEDVTLRIHLENVGAVPSDEVMVYLKNLSGDAIYLNRGRGTVEDLAAGGSEQFDFEFRVRRSPDEGVARLELDLYDMAYREFVQKILEIPVIEDVAPVEDVEGVATIGAQGAVSHVGAHARSAEVARLEPGARLKVEARSGNWLKLKLGEREIWVSADNATMADGEASADGSVATWSRFQKPMVSLNPTQMLTGDAAVQLKGTIRDEGLIQDYYVVVQRQGGPRDVQTRKLNYERVDSDEVSFDARVPLFEGMNRISLVTRDESGLMTTESVYVYRERS
- a CDS encoding serine/threonine-protein kinase, with the translated sequence MALMPAAGDIVDDVFRVEEEIDSGNFGAVYKVRDLLEHRTLALKVLKPGPHDENELRQRFEREASLIYSLRHPHVVQVYYYGQTESGLPYMAMEYLQGTDLRSLLQHHGALSEALARRITIEALAALHAAHATGIVHRDLKPANIFLVNDGDRGQVKVLDFGFAKALDGETDFEITNAGTLVGTPAYMSPELVHKKNVGPQADIYALGLILAEMLTGEKVVTIENVYDTIVFQGSKKDIKLPRELRRSVFAPILERAIAKDLDRRYQSAIEMIDALRALHLESVGPYTDEVPLTSAPPSTGSADQQAHTRPRSDGRPSLVEVDQALANASARQLVLESEPTIDYPRHSQPPLQLRQAGNRPTAQMPAISRSSTATMATALPEEPVEEQRSAWVDVALGLVIGAIALGAILYFFA